The segment TTTTTCATGTCAAGAAACTTACTAAACCAATTAATGTTTAACTAAGCAAAATCTATTTCATATACCAGTAGCTGCAGCAGCTGTTAATGTCATGATATCACCGGCGGATTTGACGTTAACGGCATTGCTGAGAACCGATGCAAGGTGATCGCGTTCGGCGCCCATCGCTTCAGCTGCCTCGACACATTGAGCAGCAACAAGCGTTGCAGCAGAGGCAACAGCCAGATCAGTCTTGGTTTTATGTTCATCTTTGTTAGATCCAGAAGAAGCTGCAGTGGCTGCAGCTATAGCAGCTATGGCTGCAGCCACACCAGCAACAGAGATAGCAGCATGAAGCTGAGCATTCTGAgctcttgtttcttctttcttcttctctttcctgtCTTTAAGCCATCTCCCAACAGTTTTACCGCCTCCAACAGTGGTGGATCCGCCAGTGGCAGTGACTCTGTACTGATTGTTGAGAGGGATGTTCGAGCGGCCACACTGCACAGAGAAATTACAGGTGGGACATCCATAAAAAACTTAGATATGAGTCAATTCATGGTGAATAACGAAGAATTGACAGCCGCCCAACATGCCATGGCGGTGGTGCTGGTGCTAGCTCTGTAATACCGCACCCACCAGAACGACCTTGGGGTCCATGTTTCAttaaatgcctcaaaatggaGACAACCCATCAAAGGATGAGCCTAATTAAACATCACCCACTTGCCGGAGAGGGAATTAATCCGGCAATTCGGCGATGGGAACAAGTTTCCAGAAAACccagaattaaaaaaacaaaacccagtAAGGAAAACAGCCAAAAAGTGTGCGAGGTGTTTAATTCAAGAACATCGATTACTGTGAAAGCtgataaaacatatatttggTCTATGAGAAACGATCGGTGTGCAACCAGAAGAACAGCCCtgtaatatttattaacaaacaaaaaggacGAGACAAAGGGCCGGCACGAACTGTGGGTGTCAGAATTCGAAGACCCATCTATGAAAAGAACCATCGATGACCGGAAAACTGACCTTAAAGTCGTCGATCTCCGACGGGGACACGGGAGGACTGTCTGTTAATGAGCCACAACTTTGAGCTCCATTGAGAGGGCCGCTGCTGTGAGACAGTCTGCCGGATGTCAGCGGCGAAACCTCTTGCTGCCATTGGAGtacagaaaatgaagaaatcagTGACGGGTTTTCGAAATCGGAATGAATCGAACTCACAAGAAATTTCGAAAACCCCATTTTAGGATTGGATTGAATGAACAAGAAATGGGTTTAAAAGAGAACAAACAACAAGAATTCAGCGAAAAAGCAAGTGGAATATACGCAGTGTGAGACAAAAAGAGGGCAAAATAAGAGAAATCGGAAGCATGTTTGTAttagagaagaacaaaaagggTATAAGCAAAGTTACAATCAATTTCAATCGCtccaaaacataaaacaaaaagagagcaAATCCGATTATTTGTCCACACATGCTCTGCAAAAAACTCTGCTCCACCAAACTTACCGACTGTGACATAATCCGCTCCATCACCATCTGGGAAGTTTCAGAAGAAGCAAACGAAAATGGGTTTCCAGAAAAAGTGGTACCCTCTTCAAGCTCGCTCGTCAAATCCTCCAAAATGACGCTACCGCCGCCGCCAGCGACGGCGGCGACGATGCCATTTCCAGCGTTGGGGTGCTTAGAGAGAGTGAAACGAGGAAGAGCTAGAGCTTTGGAGACTTCTAAAGCCGACACGCTCCAAGACCGCGAGAGAAACTCCATCGGCTCGAGTGGAGTGTCCGGCGGCCGGTAGACGGCGGAGGAAAGAACCGGCGGCGGCTCGTGTCGCCAAGGGCCGGTGGCTGTTTTGTCCATAGTGGGCGGAAGCAGGAGCAGTTGTGAGCAAATGAATCGGAGTGTTTGTTGAAGGAGCAGAGACTcagtgaaggagaaagagtGGAAGCTGAAACTGGAAGTTTTATTTCAGATCagtaaaaatcaatttaataaaataaataaataaataaattcactgtttctcttttttttttttatataaataatttataactcaaactaataattttattaattataataattctatattacttaatttaatcattaattttttaaaatggataacttataattttcagacgtatataaaataattattttttttttaaaaaaagtgatgctttttagtttttaaaaatatgaattacctaaaataatattcttgaaaacattttattttttttgttaaaaaaaattaagttaaattgttataattttttaattcgaaaattattttaagaatacgagagaaacaaataatttaaaaaaaaataaactttaacataacttaattaattttataaaaaaatatttttaatatttttaatatttttaatataagaaaagatttttttaaaatgggattatttatttatttatttatttattttaaatgagacATGGAGCAGAGGGATTGGTTAAAAATACGTAAGGTTGTTTGTAAGAGTCCGATAAGTAATGAAATACGCGCTTCCGACTCGCGTGTTTATCACTTTCCAATTGCATTCGGTTTCATTTACGAAATTTGGGAGCGTGCTTCACACGCCTCACTTTATGCCTGGTTCATGCATTTATCTCCCTGTTTTTTTTAACCGTTGAGGCTAATTTCGGTATTTCGTCTCTCTACCAATTCAAAACGACGTAGTTTAACTGATATACAAAGACTAAAATGTAATTTCACACTTCAgatctaaaaatattaatatttttttttaatttaccgttatatatcttattttatcaatttaaacatagttcaactaattaaattttactcgtattattttttaatatataataattcaaatgaatgggcatttaataattgaaatttgtatgctttcagaaaaacaacaaaaataaaatctttatgTATCTCTCgaaatcttataaataatatttatttataaaattttgcaCTCATTCCCCATTGTTCGATTTTGCATGCTCATCCCTCAAAATGCAGAGAGGCTTTCAATGGCATATCCGAGTTAGTCGTTCCGAAAAGTCATTAGACAGACAgtctaaatgaaataaaattgttacCGTAGTGTAAATAAtcatttacctttttttttgttccaaaGTATAATGATTGACCGTTTCATACTTTAAAATAACACTTCATAAAATCCTTGTCCatcatttctattttaacatcatcatacacATCCCTCACCCaacaatgaaataaaataaacctacccaaaaatatatatatattatatttgtctCGTCATTTTCATAATATGATGAGAACGgtataaattcaaaagttcaataactatttcttttcattcaaattaaaaaatcgaCATAAACGACAGTAAATAGTTAAAAGTTgagtgagatctcacgtctaTTGGAGAgaataacaaaacattctttacacaaatgtggaaacctctctctaattgaCACGTTTTCAACCCTTGAGAAGacactcgaaagggaaagcctaaagaggttAATATCGGttggcggtgggcttgggctattataaatgatatcagacCCAGACATCGAACGTGTatcagtaaggacgttggactccaagggggtggattgtgagatcccaagtCGATtacagagagaaacaaaacattctttacaagggtgcgAAAACTTCTCCCAAGTAGATGAGTTTTAAACTCAGAGAAAGCTCGAAAAAGAAAGCctaaataagacaatatctggcAGTGGGTTTAGGTTATTACCgactgtatttttttttcttcataaatgCTCGATTATAACGGGTCGgatagataaataaatgataaatcgTAATAAAGCAaagagaattaaattaatgggAAGGTAGTTAGGGTAAAACGagagaatattaataatcaaTATATATCAATGCTCTCAATCATTCTCATATATCAATGCTCATATGACTTATGGGAGTCATGGTGATGATATATATGTtcactttctttctctcatcttattattattatcatcgtaatgtatatcatatcaattatttttgtgaGACCCCACGTTGATCGGGCTATCTAGTagaaacgttttaaaatcttgaggggaagcccataaaaaaaatccaaagaggataatatctgcttgCTGTGGGTTTGGGCGTTGCAACATTCTTAGTCATCCGAGTTGGAGTGTTCATGAATTAGGTTGAACggtgattaaatattttttttttaaattcaattcaatt is part of the Cucurbita pepo subsp. pepo cultivar mu-cu-16 chromosome LG12, ASM280686v2, whole genome shotgun sequence genome and harbors:
- the LOC111806345 gene encoding VAN3-binding protein-like, with amino-acid sequence MDKTATGPWRHEPPPVLSSAVYRPPDTPLEPMEFLSRSWSVSALEVSKALALPRFTLSKHPNAGNGIVAAVAGGGGSVILEDLTSELEEGTTFSGNPFSFASSETSQMVMERIMSQSQEVSPLTSGRLSHSSGPLNGAQSCGSLTDSPPVSPSEIDDFKCGRSNIPLNNQYRVTATGGSTTVGGGKTVGRWLKDRKEKKKEETRAQNAQLHAAISVAGVAAAIAAIAAATAASSGSNKDEHKTKTDLAVASAATLVAAQCVEAAEAMGAERDHLASVLSNAVNVKSAGDIMTLTAAAATALRGAATLKARVLKEMWNVSAVIPVDKGMRVAENCSNGNSNSSFSGELVPEDNFLGICSREFLARGCELLKRTRKGDLHWKIVSVYINRMNQVMLKMKSKHVAGTFTKKKKNIILEVIKDVPAWPGRHLLEGGEHRRYFGLKTVLRGVVEFECKSVREYDVWTQGVSRLLAIATEKRGGGGKGVA